One window of the Enterobacter huaxiensis genome contains the following:
- the cysK gene encoding cysteine synthase A: protein MSKIYEDNSLTIGHTPLVRLNRIGNGRILAKVESRNPSFSVKCRIGANMIWDAEKRGVLKPGVELVEPTSGNTGIALAYVAAARGYKLTLTMPETMSIERRKLLKALGANLVLTEGAKGMKGAIQKAEEIVASDPAKYLLLQQFSNPANPEIHEKTTGPEIWEDTDGQVDVFISGVGTGGTLTGVSRYIKGTKGKKELITVAVEPTDSPVIAQALAGEELKPGPHKIQGIGAGFIPGNLDLKLIDKVVAITNEEAISTARRLMDEEGILAGISSGAAVAAALKLQEDETFTNKNIVVILPSSGERYLSTALFADLFTEKELQQ, encoded by the coding sequence ATGAGTAAGATTTATGAAGACAACTCGCTGACTATCGGTCATACGCCCCTGGTTCGACTGAACCGTATCGGTAATGGACGCATCCTGGCGAAGGTCGAATCACGTAACCCGAGCTTCAGCGTGAAATGCCGTATCGGTGCAAACATGATTTGGGATGCTGAAAAACGTGGCGTTCTGAAGCCGGGCGTTGAGCTGGTTGAGCCAACCAGCGGTAACACCGGTATTGCGCTGGCCTACGTTGCGGCGGCCCGCGGCTACAAGCTGACGCTAACCATGCCTGAGACCATGAGCATCGAGCGCCGCAAGCTGCTGAAGGCGCTCGGCGCGAATCTGGTCCTGACCGAAGGCGCGAAGGGTATGAAAGGTGCCATTCAGAAAGCCGAGGAAATTGTAGCCAGCGATCCGGCAAAATATCTGCTGCTTCAGCAGTTCAGCAACCCGGCTAACCCGGAAATTCACGAAAAGACCACCGGCCCGGAAATCTGGGAAGATACTGACGGCCAGGTTGACGTGTTTATCTCCGGCGTAGGTACCGGCGGTACGCTGACCGGCGTGTCTCGCTATATTAAAGGCACAAAAGGCAAAAAAGAGTTGATTACCGTAGCCGTTGAGCCAACTGACTCACCGGTTATCGCGCAGGCGCTGGCGGGTGAAGAACTGAAGCCAGGCCCGCACAAAATTCAGGGCATCGGCGCGGGCTTCATCCCGGGAAACCTGGATCTCAAGCTGATTGATAAGGTTGTTGCCATCACCAACGAAGAAGCCATCTCTACCGCCCGTCGCCTGATGGACGAAGAGGGTATTCTGGCAGGTATCTCTTCCGGTGCTGCCGTTGCGGCCGCGCTCAAACTTCAGGAAGATGAAACCTTTACCAATAAGAATATTGTGGTTATCCTGCCTTCCTCGGGTGAGCGTTACTTAAGCACGGCGCTGTTTGCGGATCTCTTTACTGAGAAAGAACTGCAACAGTAA
- the cysZ gene encoding sulfate transporter CysZ, with product MVSSSSSSPRSGVWYFSQGWKLVSLPGIRRFVILPLLINIVLMGGAFWWLFTKLESWVPAIMSHVPDWLQWLSYLLWPIVVISVLLVFGYFFSTIANWIAAPFNGLLAEQLEARLTGATPPDTGILGIMKDLPRIMKREWQKFAWYLPRAIVLLILYFVPGIGQTVAPVLWFLFSAWMLAIQYCDYPFDNHKVPFKEMRTALRTQKVANMQFGALTSLFTMIPFLNLFIMPVAVCGATAMWVDCYRAKHALWK from the coding sequence ATGGTTTCATCATCTTCTTCATCTCCGCGCAGCGGCGTCTGGTATTTTTCTCAGGGCTGGAAACTTGTCTCTCTACCGGGCATTCGACGCTTCGTCATCCTCCCTTTGTTGATCAACATCGTTCTGATGGGCGGTGCCTTCTGGTGGCTGTTTACCAAACTGGAAAGCTGGGTGCCCGCCATCATGAGCCATGTGCCGGACTGGCTGCAGTGGCTGAGCTATCTGCTGTGGCCGATCGTGGTTATCTCCGTGCTGCTGGTCTTTGGCTATTTCTTCTCGACAATCGCAAACTGGATAGCCGCGCCGTTTAACGGCCTGCTGGCCGAACAGCTTGAAGCACGCCTGACCGGCGCCACGCCGCCCGATACGGGCATTCTTGGGATCATGAAAGACCTCCCGCGCATCATGAAGCGTGAATGGCAAAAATTTGCCTGGTACCTTCCCCGGGCGATTGTGCTGCTGATCCTCTATTTCGTCCCGGGCATTGGCCAGACGGTCGCCCCTGTGCTGTGGTTCCTGTTCAGCGCGTGGATGCTCGCCATTCAGTACTGCGACTATCCGTTCGATAACCACAAGGTCCCGTTCAAAGAGATGCGCACCGCCCTGCGCACGCAGAAAGTGGCGAATATGCAGTTTGGCGCGCTGACCAGCCTGTTCACCATGATCCCGTTCCTGAATCTGTTCATCATGCCGGTCGCCGTATGCGGTGCGACGGCGATGTGGGTGGACTGCTACCGTGCTAAGCACGCGTTATGGAAGTAA